A stretch of Chiloscyllium punctatum isolate Juve2018m chromosome 34, sChiPun1.3, whole genome shotgun sequence DNA encodes these proteins:
- the LOC140458879 gene encoding uncharacterized protein has product MCSPSNMEFYQMFLRSFSVSCQCLPLILIAVPVPVPGKELQGHSSQKLLPSLLLPLNVVAAVSGDSPVSVSGFLGEQVVLPCTYKGNGPVSHLWVIWKTPKMETLYEFLDGSDDLSKPDSQFENRTDLFKDQLERGNWSVLISDLRESDQGEYYCQIYKRTGVQHFLEQRDRVYLSVRVHSTQGPSEILEGGYGERLNTTQGPGVTIRRRVGLGFAAGIGAVFVVGIVGYIVLKRQRWNCVRSRHSSDRNEESNGVPLREVTCSGEARSLVPTAPEHQDGAAGEQNLLENGAVQH; this is encoded by the exons ATGTGCTCTCCCTCCAACATGGAGTTTTACCAAATGTTTCTCCGCAGCTTCTCGGTCTCCTGTCAGTGTCTGCCTCTGATCCTGATCGCAGTCCCGGTCCCGGTCCCGGGAAAGGAGCTGCAG GGACACAGCTCACAGAAACTACTCCCCTCGCTACTTCTGCCGCTaaatgttgttgctgctgtttcaG GTGATTCACCTGTCTCAGTTTCTGGGTTCCTTGGGGAGCAGGTTGTGCTGCCCTGTACCTACAAAGGGAATGGACCAGTCTCTCACTTATGGGTAATCTGGAAGACACCCAAGATGGAAACTTTATATGAGTTTCTCGATGGGAGTGATGATTTGTCAAAACCAGACTCTCAATTCGAAAACAGAACAGACCTGTTCAAAGATCAACTGGAACGAGGCAACTGGTCAGTTCTGATCTCTGACCTCAGGGAGTCAGACCAGGGCGAATATTACTGTCAGATTTACAAGAGAACGGGTGTGCAGCATTTTTTGGAGCAGCGTGATCGTGTTTATCTCTCTGTAAGAG TTCATTCAACCCAAGGACCAAGTGAAATTCTTGAGGGAGGTTATGGCGAGCGACTCAATACAACCCAAG GTCCTGGAGTCACAATCAGAAGAAGAGTTGGATTGGGATTTGCTGCTGGGATTGGTGCTGTTTTTGTTGTTGGAATTGTGGGTTACATTGTCCTAAAGCGACAAAGATG GAATTGTGTTCGAAGCCGACACTCCAGCGATCGGAATGAAGAATCGAATGGTGTCCCTTTGAGAGAGGTGACCTGTTCAGGTGAAGCACGGAGCCTTGTACCAACAGCACCTGAACATCAGGATGGAGCAGCTGGAGAACAAAACCTTCTGGAGAACGGGGCTGTCCAGCACTGA